The Parafrankia irregularis genome window below encodes:
- a CDS encoding amidohydrolase family protein codes for MPRSDIPVFDADNHLYETREALTKFLPDRYKGAVDYVEVRGRTKIMVRGQVSEYIPNPTFDVVARPGAQEDYYRKGNPGGLSRREIFGKPVKCIDAWREPASRLQLLDEQGIERTLMFPTLASLIEERMRDDPDLVHAVIHSLNEWLYETWQFNYEGLDRIFTTPVITLPIVDRAIEELEWVLERGARAVLIRPAPVPGLRGPRSFGLPEFDPFWERVQESGILVAMHSSDSGYSRYQSEWMGSSTEMLPFQPNTFRMLQSWRPIEDAVSALVCHGALSRFPGLKVAVIENGMSWVAPLLTAMKALYKKMPQDFLENPVEVVKRNIYVSPFWEDDLGELAQLLGEDNVLFGSDYPHPEGLANPVSYIDELSHLPEELVRKIMGGNLAQLMGVGVPA; via the coding sequence CAAGGGTGCGGTCGACTATGTCGAGGTCCGTGGCCGCACGAAGATCATGGTTCGTGGTCAGGTCAGTGAGTACATCCCGAACCCGACCTTCGACGTCGTGGCCCGGCCCGGTGCGCAGGAGGACTACTACCGGAAGGGAAACCCCGGCGGGCTGTCCCGGCGGGAGATCTTCGGCAAGCCGGTGAAGTGCATCGACGCCTGGCGAGAGCCGGCCTCTCGGCTCCAGCTGCTCGACGAGCAGGGGATCGAGCGCACCCTGATGTTCCCGACGCTGGCGAGCCTCATCGAGGAGCGCATGCGCGACGACCCGGATCTGGTGCACGCCGTCATCCACTCCCTGAACGAGTGGCTGTACGAGACCTGGCAGTTCAACTACGAGGGCCTGGACCGCATCTTCACCACTCCGGTGATCACCCTGCCGATCGTGGACAGGGCGATCGAGGAGCTGGAGTGGGTGCTGGAGCGCGGTGCGCGCGCCGTTCTCATCCGGCCTGCGCCGGTCCCCGGCCTGCGCGGCCCGCGCTCGTTCGGCCTGCCGGAGTTCGACCCGTTCTGGGAGCGGGTTCAGGAGTCGGGCATCCTCGTCGCGATGCACTCGTCCGACAGCGGCTACTCGCGGTACCAGAGCGAGTGGATGGGCTCGAGCACCGAGATGCTGCCCTTCCAGCCGAACACGTTCCGCATGCTGCAGTCCTGGCGGCCGATCGAGGACGCGGTCTCGGCGCTGGTCTGCCATGGTGCGCTCTCCCGCTTCCCGGGCCTCAAGGTCGCGGTCATCGAGAACGGCATGAGCTGGGTCGCCCCACTGCTCACCGCGATGAAGGCGCTCTACAAGAAGATGCCGCAGGACTTCCTGGAGAATCCGGTCGAGGTCGTGAAGCGGAACATCTACGTGAGCCCGTTCTGGGAGGATGACCTCGGCGAGCTCGCGCAGCTGCTGGGCGAGGACAACGTCCTGTTCGGCTCGGACTATCCGCACCCGGAGGGCCTCGCCAACCCGGTGAGCTACATCGACGAGCTGTCCCACCTGCCCGAGGAGCTCGTCCGCAAGATCATGGGTGGCAACCTCGCCCAGCTCATGGGCGTCGGCGTGCCGGCCTGA